The Methanobrevibacter sp. genome contains a region encoding:
- a CDS encoding 30S ribosomal protein S6e, with protein MAFKVVVSEKAESYQVELDETKALNGLVIGDEFDGGIVGLDGYTLKITGGSDKNGFTMKKDVSGTRRIKSLLTGGIGYHPKADGVKRRKTVRGNTIAEDIVQINTVVTKAGSKSIADILGAGEEEEE; from the coding sequence TAGTTGTGTCTGAAAAAGCTGAATCTTATCAAGTTGAACTCGATGAAACTAAAGCCTTAAACGGATTAGTCATCGGTGATGAATTTGATGGTGGAATTGTTGGTTTAGACGGTTACACTTTAAAAATTACTGGTGGTAGTGATAAAAACGGTTTTACTATGAAAAAAGATGTTTCCGGTACTAGAAGAATTAAAAGTTTATTAACTGGTGGTATTGGTTATCATCCTAAAGCAGATGGTGTTAAAAGGAGAAAAACCGTAAGAGGAAACACTATTGCTGAAGATATTGTACAAATCAACACTGTAGTTACAAAAGCTGGAAGCAAATCAATAGCTGATATTCTTGGTGCTGGTGAAGAAGAGGAAGAATAG